A region from the Oncorhynchus tshawytscha isolate Ot180627B linkage group LG26, Otsh_v2.0, whole genome shotgun sequence genome encodes:
- the aff3 gene encoding AF4/FMR2 family member 3 isoform X1 produces MPTVLRDKGKLSNVSLLLRCAFQDMNHSWQSQQPSGGGQAQCLLYNPKDTKQHTTQHKQRMYSQSKLGGMTHPHLAPHKSMLADDLKLSSDDDDADKGPEQSAPWVVNNSLSEQHTHTHGGRVRHSSSDSSGSDSYSELEEESSGQRSLSPSPETHSDPGTPTDTQALGCTKEIYHPSTTQWQLDKWLKKVPQKSSSCDQDPSNHDHAQRATEHQSLSPDPHRAPSPSRPWGIREDYSPSQSPVPSPRFNYSPRHSPRPSPGYSPCPSPSPCSSPCPSPTPRHSPIPSPVLSVCPSPFPSPRATCSLSSIPQHPPRSPSPSLTHSSPRRYSQVRSPHQESHRPPTWPSLTTSPSHRPKIRPWTAPVPSTEPKSKPRHSPYPQPPPQHSSRPKSTQTQHVPTPKTTAKAAPALTTELSHRHKHRPRPSPNSSPKLHSQPSLKHARTLDPKSQHLSTSGLRPKESSRHSHNSNFNPRPSNGPSLTTRLSTSLSPTPRAKTLPTTDPSRETSSRVGHCSKSSPKPHSLPNSKPSSEPHAKFSPSPRPKVKSWAPAPHSKLPQRKPQSREREQEVDNRRETHAPKRKVDRQTEGKGEHEVERQTEKKGERQGKKQKERKGERQGERRLAEEQLLRRPWVQSSEEEEDVEERKRRREEREKEKCKRRRKEQQQQSGEWQAVQPKQRPHTNSERRHHPIDPQRHGTKKKRRRKSEEEEERQSQPDPSPPPSPSSPTPVVPPTDSSASSESDSEPDLPPNVTKVPADSTSSQRPIPRRGYQGPGRPADSRPRVIYPRRTTASNPGQGHQIQGKQKLYTLVPFGRRELAAASHRGLRNLVVQLDLSLLNRVPDTTTGTPASHKHSSSSASSKQKEAMRHLCIPETERGDSKRKRKSENGIQHHRESKRSNSQTNGPSAHTESTTHRRLDPHSDTRHNGFLEDYLDSTPLSDTLDPTKPPIKTQNPEPKMEVECCVGVSGQSQPECEPWGPPLQRAGGQRGTVTNHEPPHHAEYYMHEAKRMKHRADAMVDKLGKAVNYVDAALSFMECGKAMEEGPLEAKSPYTMYAETVELIRYAMKLKNHSGPGARQEDQQLAVLCFRCLALLYWQMFRLKKDHALKYSKALLDYFKSSPKVPTTPPIWSDSGKGTGGPPSSLSPSPSALTLGSHTGSSPSSLISIPQRIHQMAANHLNITNSVLYSYEYWEVADSLARDNKEFFNYLNTLSGPLTLHSSIAHAVQYTRQALQWIRISANVG; encoded by the exons ATGCCTACAGTCCTCCGCGACAAGGGCAAACTTTCCAACGTCTCTTTGTTGCTTCGATGTGCTTTCCAG GACATGAACCACTCCTGGCAGTCCCAGCAACCCTCAGGAGGTGGCCAGGCCCAGTGCTTACTCTACAACCCTAAA gaCACAAAGCAGCACACTACTCAGCACAAACAACGTATGTATTCACAGTCTaag ctCGGGGGGATGACCCACCCTCACCTGGCGCCTCACAAATC CATGCTCGCTGATGACTTGAAGCTCAGCAGTGACGACGATGATGCTGATAAG GGCCCTGAACAGTCAGCCCCCTGGGTTGTTAACAACAG TCTGTcggagcagcacacacacacacatggtgggAGGGTGAGACATTCCAGCTCAGACTCTTCAGGCTCAGACTCCTACAGTGAattggaggaggagagcagtggcCAGCGCTCCCTTAGCCCAAGCCCAGAAACACACTCCGATCCTGGGACACCCACCGACACTCAGGCCCTTGGCTGCACCAAGGAG aTATATCACCCCTCCACCACTCAGTGGCAGCTGGATAAGTGGCTGAAAAAAGTCCCCCAAAAATCCTCTTCCTGCGACCAGGATCCCAGCAATCACGACCACGCCCAGAGAGCTACAGAGCACCAGTCGCTCTCCCCAGACCCCCACAGAGCTCCATCTCCATCCAGACCCTGGGGGATCAGAGAGGACTACAGCCCTAGCCAGAGCCCTGTTCCCAGCCCGCGCTTTAACTACAGCCCCAGGCATAGCCCTCGGCCTAGCCCTGGCTACAGCccctgccccagccccagcccctgtTCCAGTCCTTGTCCTAGCCCCACCCCAAGACACAGCCCCATCCCTAGCCCGGTCCTCAGTGTCTGTCCAAGCCCCTTCCCAAGCCCCAGAGCCACCTGCAGCCTTAGTTCCATTCCCCAGCACCCCCCTAGGAGTCCTAGTCCTAGCCTTACTCATTCTAGCCCCCGCCGCTATTCTCAGGTTCGGAGTCCTCATCAGGAAAGCCACAGGCCTCCCACGTGGCCTAGCCTAACAACCAGCCCGAGCCATAGACCCAAAATCAGGCCCTGGACTGCCCCTGTACCCAGCACTGAGCCCAAGAGCAAGCCAAGACACAGTCCATATCCTCAGCCTCCGCCTCAGCACAGCTCCAGGCCTAAATCCACACAGACCCAGCATGTTCCCACTCCCAAGACCACAGCCAAGGCAGCCCCTGCACTGACCACTGAGCTGAgccacaggcacaaacacagacCCAGGCCTAGTCCTAACTCGAGTCCCAAGCTTCATTCTCAGCCTAGCTTGAAACACGCACGCACTCTAGACCCCAAAAGCCAACACCTATCAACCTCTGGACTAAGGCCTAAGGAGAGTAGCAGACACAGCCATAATTCCAACTTCAACCCCAGACCCAGTAATGGGCCTAGTTTGACAACCAGACTCAGTACCAGTCTCAGCCCCACACCCAGGGCCAAGACCTTACCCACCACAGACCCTAGCAGAGAGaccagcagcagagttggtcaCTGTTCCAAATCCAGCCCAAAGCCACATTCTCTGCCTAACTCCAAACCTAGTTCTGAGCCTCACGCTAAATTCAGCCCCAGCCCTAGACCCAAAGTCAAGTCCTGGGCCCCTGCTCCCCACTCAAAGCTTCCACAGAGGAAGCCCCAatccagggagagagaacaggaggtggACAACCGGAGAGAGACCCATGCACCAAAGAGGaaggtagacaggcagacagagggaaagggggaacatgaggtagagagacagacagaaaaaaaaggagagaggcaggggaagaaACAGAaggaaagaaagggggagagacagggagagagaagactggCGGAGGAGCAGTTGCTTAGACGCCCCTGGGTCCAGagctcagaggaggaagaggacgtagaggagagaaagaggagaagggaggagagagagaaggagaagtgcaagaggaggaggaaggagcagcagcagcagagtggTGAATGGCAGGCGGTCCAGCCCAAGCAGAGACCTCACACCAACAGCGAGCGCCGCCACCATCCAATCGACCCACAACGCCACGGGACCaagaaaaagaggaggaggaagagtgaggaggaggaagagagacagtctCAGCCGGACCCTTCCCCTCCGCCATCaccctcctcccccactcctgTTGTCCCACCCACGGACTCCTCCGCCTCTTCAGAGTCCGACTCGGAGCCCGATCTGCCTCCCAACGTCACCAAAGTCCCGGCCGACTCCACATCAAGCCAGCGTCCCATCCCCAGGAGAGGGTACCAGGGCCCGGGGAGGCCCGCGGATAGCAGGCCCAGAGTGATCTACCCCAGGCGCACCACCGCATCCAACCCAGGCCAGGGGCACCAAATCCAGGGAAAGCAGAAACTCTACACCCTGGTCCCGTTTGGACGTCGTGAGCTGGCCGCAGCCTCCCATCGAGGCCTGAGAAACTTGGTGGTGCAGCTAGACCTCTCCCTGCTCAACAGAGTGCCTGATACTACGACAGGCACCCCAGCCTCTCACAAACActcttcctcctctgcctcttccaaGCAGAAAGAAGCCATGAGACACCTGTGCATccccgagacagagagaggagacagcaagAGGAAacgcaag TCAGAGAATGGAATCCAGCAccacagagagagtaagaggagcAACTCCCAGACCAACGGCCCCTCTGCCCACACAGAGTCTACAACGCACAGACGTCTAGACCCTCACTCAGACACCAGACACAACGG GTTCTTGGAGGACTATCTGGACAGTACCCCTCTCTCTGACACCCTCGACCCCACCAAGCCCCCCATCAAAACACAGAACCCAGAGCCTAAGATGGAGGTTGAGtgttgtgttggggtgtcagGGCAGTCTCAGCCCGAGTGTGAACCATGGGGACCTCCTTTACAACgggcagggggacagagaggaaccGTAACCAACCATGAACC CCCACATCATGCTGAGTACTACATGCATGAAGCCAAGAGGATGAAGCACCGTGCAGATGCCATG gtgGATAAGCTGGGGAAGGCAGTGAACTATGTGGATGCTGCTCTCTCCTTCATGGAGTGTGGAAAAGCTATGGAGGAGGGACCACTGGAGGCCAAGTCTCCCTATACCATGTACGCAGAGACAGTAGAGCTTATCAg GTACGCCATGAAGCTGAAGAACCACTCTGGCCCAGGGGCTAGACAGGAAGACCAACAGTTGGCCGTACTGTG tTTCCGGTGCCTTGCTCTCCTATACTGGCAGATGTTTCGTCTAAAGAAGGATCACGCCCTGAAGTATTCCAAGGCTCTATTGGACTACTTTAAG AGTTCTCCAAAAGTGCCTACTACTCCCCCAATCTGGAGCGACTCGGGAAA GGGCACAGGGGGACCTCCCtcgtccctctcccccagcccctcaGCCCTCACCCTGGGCTCTCACACTGGcagctccccctcctccctcatcagCATTCCCCAACGTATCCACCAGATGGCAGCAAACCACCTCAACATCACCAACAGTGTCCTCTACAGCTATGAGTACTGGGAGGTAGCAGATAGCCTTGCCAGAGACAACAAGG agtTTTTTAACTACTTGAACACCCTGTCGGGGCCGTTGACTCTCCACAGTAGTATTGCTCATGCAGTCCAGTACACCAGACAGGCTCTACAGTGGATACGCATCAGTGCCAATGTGGGTTAG
- the aff3 gene encoding AF4/FMR2 family member 3 isoform X2 has protein sequence MNHSWQSQQPSGGGQAQCLLYNPKDTKQHTTQHKQRMYSQSKLGGMTHPHLAPHKSMLADDLKLSSDDDDADKGPEQSAPWVVNNSLSEQHTHTHGGRVRHSSSDSSGSDSYSELEEESSGQRSLSPSPETHSDPGTPTDTQALGCTKEIYHPSTTQWQLDKWLKKVPQKSSSCDQDPSNHDHAQRATEHQSLSPDPHRAPSPSRPWGIREDYSPSQSPVPSPRFNYSPRHSPRPSPGYSPCPSPSPCSSPCPSPTPRHSPIPSPVLSVCPSPFPSPRATCSLSSIPQHPPRSPSPSLTHSSPRRYSQVRSPHQESHRPPTWPSLTTSPSHRPKIRPWTAPVPSTEPKSKPRHSPYPQPPPQHSSRPKSTQTQHVPTPKTTAKAAPALTTELSHRHKHRPRPSPNSSPKLHSQPSLKHARTLDPKSQHLSTSGLRPKESSRHSHNSNFNPRPSNGPSLTTRLSTSLSPTPRAKTLPTTDPSRETSSRVGHCSKSSPKPHSLPNSKPSSEPHAKFSPSPRPKVKSWAPAPHSKLPQRKPQSREREQEVDNRRETHAPKRKVDRQTEGKGEHEVERQTEKKGERQGKKQKERKGERQGERRLAEEQLLRRPWVQSSEEEEDVEERKRRREEREKEKCKRRRKEQQQQSGEWQAVQPKQRPHTNSERRHHPIDPQRHGTKKKRRRKSEEEEERQSQPDPSPPPSPSSPTPVVPPTDSSASSESDSEPDLPPNVTKVPADSTSSQRPIPRRGYQGPGRPADSRPRVIYPRRTTASNPGQGHQIQGKQKLYTLVPFGRRELAAASHRGLRNLVVQLDLSLLNRVPDTTTGTPASHKHSSSSASSKQKEAMRHLCIPETERGDSKRKRKSENGIQHHRESKRSNSQTNGPSAHTESTTHRRLDPHSDTRHNGFLEDYLDSTPLSDTLDPTKPPIKTQNPEPKMEVECCVGVSGQSQPECEPWGPPLQRAGGQRGTVTNHEPPHHAEYYMHEAKRMKHRADAMVDKLGKAVNYVDAALSFMECGKAMEEGPLEAKSPYTMYAETVELIRYAMKLKNHSGPGARQEDQQLAVLCFRCLALLYWQMFRLKKDHALKYSKALLDYFKSSPKVPTTPPIWSDSGKGTGGPPSSLSPSPSALTLGSHTGSSPSSLISIPQRIHQMAANHLNITNSVLYSYEYWEVADSLARDNKEFFNYLNTLSGPLTLHSSIAHAVQYTRQALQWIRISANVG, from the exons ATGAACCACTCCTGGCAGTCCCAGCAACCCTCAGGAGGTGGCCAGGCCCAGTGCTTACTCTACAACCCTAAA gaCACAAAGCAGCACACTACTCAGCACAAACAACGTATGTATTCACAGTCTaag ctCGGGGGGATGACCCACCCTCACCTGGCGCCTCACAAATC CATGCTCGCTGATGACTTGAAGCTCAGCAGTGACGACGATGATGCTGATAAG GGCCCTGAACAGTCAGCCCCCTGGGTTGTTAACAACAG TCTGTcggagcagcacacacacacacatggtgggAGGGTGAGACATTCCAGCTCAGACTCTTCAGGCTCAGACTCCTACAGTGAattggaggaggagagcagtggcCAGCGCTCCCTTAGCCCAAGCCCAGAAACACACTCCGATCCTGGGACACCCACCGACACTCAGGCCCTTGGCTGCACCAAGGAG aTATATCACCCCTCCACCACTCAGTGGCAGCTGGATAAGTGGCTGAAAAAAGTCCCCCAAAAATCCTCTTCCTGCGACCAGGATCCCAGCAATCACGACCACGCCCAGAGAGCTACAGAGCACCAGTCGCTCTCCCCAGACCCCCACAGAGCTCCATCTCCATCCAGACCCTGGGGGATCAGAGAGGACTACAGCCCTAGCCAGAGCCCTGTTCCCAGCCCGCGCTTTAACTACAGCCCCAGGCATAGCCCTCGGCCTAGCCCTGGCTACAGCccctgccccagccccagcccctgtTCCAGTCCTTGTCCTAGCCCCACCCCAAGACACAGCCCCATCCCTAGCCCGGTCCTCAGTGTCTGTCCAAGCCCCTTCCCAAGCCCCAGAGCCACCTGCAGCCTTAGTTCCATTCCCCAGCACCCCCCTAGGAGTCCTAGTCCTAGCCTTACTCATTCTAGCCCCCGCCGCTATTCTCAGGTTCGGAGTCCTCATCAGGAAAGCCACAGGCCTCCCACGTGGCCTAGCCTAACAACCAGCCCGAGCCATAGACCCAAAATCAGGCCCTGGACTGCCCCTGTACCCAGCACTGAGCCCAAGAGCAAGCCAAGACACAGTCCATATCCTCAGCCTCCGCCTCAGCACAGCTCCAGGCCTAAATCCACACAGACCCAGCATGTTCCCACTCCCAAGACCACAGCCAAGGCAGCCCCTGCACTGACCACTGAGCTGAgccacaggcacaaacacagacCCAGGCCTAGTCCTAACTCGAGTCCCAAGCTTCATTCTCAGCCTAGCTTGAAACACGCACGCACTCTAGACCCCAAAAGCCAACACCTATCAACCTCTGGACTAAGGCCTAAGGAGAGTAGCAGACACAGCCATAATTCCAACTTCAACCCCAGACCCAGTAATGGGCCTAGTTTGACAACCAGACTCAGTACCAGTCTCAGCCCCACACCCAGGGCCAAGACCTTACCCACCACAGACCCTAGCAGAGAGaccagcagcagagttggtcaCTGTTCCAAATCCAGCCCAAAGCCACATTCTCTGCCTAACTCCAAACCTAGTTCTGAGCCTCACGCTAAATTCAGCCCCAGCCCTAGACCCAAAGTCAAGTCCTGGGCCCCTGCTCCCCACTCAAAGCTTCCACAGAGGAAGCCCCAatccagggagagagaacaggaggtggACAACCGGAGAGAGACCCATGCACCAAAGAGGaaggtagacaggcagacagagggaaagggggaacatgaggtagagagacagacagaaaaaaaaggagagaggcaggggaagaaACAGAaggaaagaaagggggagagacagggagagagaagactggCGGAGGAGCAGTTGCTTAGACGCCCCTGGGTCCAGagctcagaggaggaagaggacgtagaggagagaaagaggagaagggaggagagagagaaggagaagtgcaagaggaggaggaaggagcagcagcagcagagtggTGAATGGCAGGCGGTCCAGCCCAAGCAGAGACCTCACACCAACAGCGAGCGCCGCCACCATCCAATCGACCCACAACGCCACGGGACCaagaaaaagaggaggaggaagagtgaggaggaggaagagagacagtctCAGCCGGACCCTTCCCCTCCGCCATCaccctcctcccccactcctgTTGTCCCACCCACGGACTCCTCCGCCTCTTCAGAGTCCGACTCGGAGCCCGATCTGCCTCCCAACGTCACCAAAGTCCCGGCCGACTCCACATCAAGCCAGCGTCCCATCCCCAGGAGAGGGTACCAGGGCCCGGGGAGGCCCGCGGATAGCAGGCCCAGAGTGATCTACCCCAGGCGCACCACCGCATCCAACCCAGGCCAGGGGCACCAAATCCAGGGAAAGCAGAAACTCTACACCCTGGTCCCGTTTGGACGTCGTGAGCTGGCCGCAGCCTCCCATCGAGGCCTGAGAAACTTGGTGGTGCAGCTAGACCTCTCCCTGCTCAACAGAGTGCCTGATACTACGACAGGCACCCCAGCCTCTCACAAACActcttcctcctctgcctcttccaaGCAGAAAGAAGCCATGAGACACCTGTGCATccccgagacagagagaggagacagcaagAGGAAacgcaag TCAGAGAATGGAATCCAGCAccacagagagagtaagaggagcAACTCCCAGACCAACGGCCCCTCTGCCCACACAGAGTCTACAACGCACAGACGTCTAGACCCTCACTCAGACACCAGACACAACGG GTTCTTGGAGGACTATCTGGACAGTACCCCTCTCTCTGACACCCTCGACCCCACCAAGCCCCCCATCAAAACACAGAACCCAGAGCCTAAGATGGAGGTTGAGtgttgtgttggggtgtcagGGCAGTCTCAGCCCGAGTGTGAACCATGGGGACCTCCTTTACAACgggcagggggacagagaggaaccGTAACCAACCATGAACC CCCACATCATGCTGAGTACTACATGCATGAAGCCAAGAGGATGAAGCACCGTGCAGATGCCATG gtgGATAAGCTGGGGAAGGCAGTGAACTATGTGGATGCTGCTCTCTCCTTCATGGAGTGTGGAAAAGCTATGGAGGAGGGACCACTGGAGGCCAAGTCTCCCTATACCATGTACGCAGAGACAGTAGAGCTTATCAg GTACGCCATGAAGCTGAAGAACCACTCTGGCCCAGGGGCTAGACAGGAAGACCAACAGTTGGCCGTACTGTG tTTCCGGTGCCTTGCTCTCCTATACTGGCAGATGTTTCGTCTAAAGAAGGATCACGCCCTGAAGTATTCCAAGGCTCTATTGGACTACTTTAAG AGTTCTCCAAAAGTGCCTACTACTCCCCCAATCTGGAGCGACTCGGGAAA GGGCACAGGGGGACCTCCCtcgtccctctcccccagcccctcaGCCCTCACCCTGGGCTCTCACACTGGcagctccccctcctccctcatcagCATTCCCCAACGTATCCACCAGATGGCAGCAAACCACCTCAACATCACCAACAGTGTCCTCTACAGCTATGAGTACTGGGAGGTAGCAGATAGCCTTGCCAGAGACAACAAGG agtTTTTTAACTACTTGAACACCCTGTCGGGGCCGTTGACTCTCCACAGTAGTATTGCTCATGCAGTCCAGTACACCAGACAGGCTCTACAGTGGATACGCATCAGTGCCAATGTGGGTTAG
- the aff3 gene encoding AF4/FMR2 family member 3 isoform X3, which translates to MTHPHLAPHKSMLADDLKLSSDDDDADKGPEQSAPWVVNNSLSEQHTHTHGGRVRHSSSDSSGSDSYSELEEESSGQRSLSPSPETHSDPGTPTDTQALGCTKEIYHPSTTQWQLDKWLKKVPQKSSSCDQDPSNHDHAQRATEHQSLSPDPHRAPSPSRPWGIREDYSPSQSPVPSPRFNYSPRHSPRPSPGYSPCPSPSPCSSPCPSPTPRHSPIPSPVLSVCPSPFPSPRATCSLSSIPQHPPRSPSPSLTHSSPRRYSQVRSPHQESHRPPTWPSLTTSPSHRPKIRPWTAPVPSTEPKSKPRHSPYPQPPPQHSSRPKSTQTQHVPTPKTTAKAAPALTTELSHRHKHRPRPSPNSSPKLHSQPSLKHARTLDPKSQHLSTSGLRPKESSRHSHNSNFNPRPSNGPSLTTRLSTSLSPTPRAKTLPTTDPSRETSSRVGHCSKSSPKPHSLPNSKPSSEPHAKFSPSPRPKVKSWAPAPHSKLPQRKPQSREREQEVDNRRETHAPKRKVDRQTEGKGEHEVERQTEKKGERQGKKQKERKGERQGERRLAEEQLLRRPWVQSSEEEEDVEERKRRREEREKEKCKRRRKEQQQQSGEWQAVQPKQRPHTNSERRHHPIDPQRHGTKKKRRRKSEEEEERQSQPDPSPPPSPSSPTPVVPPTDSSASSESDSEPDLPPNVTKVPADSTSSQRPIPRRGYQGPGRPADSRPRVIYPRRTTASNPGQGHQIQGKQKLYTLVPFGRRELAAASHRGLRNLVVQLDLSLLNRVPDTTTGTPASHKHSSSSASSKQKEAMRHLCIPETERGDSKRKRKSENGIQHHRESKRSNSQTNGPSAHTESTTHRRLDPHSDTRHNGFLEDYLDSTPLSDTLDPTKPPIKTQNPEPKMEVECCVGVSGQSQPECEPWGPPLQRAGGQRGTVTNHEPPHHAEYYMHEAKRMKHRADAMVDKLGKAVNYVDAALSFMECGKAMEEGPLEAKSPYTMYAETVELIRYAMKLKNHSGPGARQEDQQLAVLCFRCLALLYWQMFRLKKDHALKYSKALLDYFKSSPKVPTTPPIWSDSGKGTGGPPSSLSPSPSALTLGSHTGSSPSSLISIPQRIHQMAANHLNITNSVLYSYEYWEVADSLARDNKEFFNYLNTLSGPLTLHSSIAHAVQYTRQALQWIRISANVG; encoded by the exons ATGACCCACCCTCACCTGGCGCCTCACAAATC CATGCTCGCTGATGACTTGAAGCTCAGCAGTGACGACGATGATGCTGATAAG GGCCCTGAACAGTCAGCCCCCTGGGTTGTTAACAACAG TCTGTcggagcagcacacacacacacatggtgggAGGGTGAGACATTCCAGCTCAGACTCTTCAGGCTCAGACTCCTACAGTGAattggaggaggagagcagtggcCAGCGCTCCCTTAGCCCAAGCCCAGAAACACACTCCGATCCTGGGACACCCACCGACACTCAGGCCCTTGGCTGCACCAAGGAG aTATATCACCCCTCCACCACTCAGTGGCAGCTGGATAAGTGGCTGAAAAAAGTCCCCCAAAAATCCTCTTCCTGCGACCAGGATCCCAGCAATCACGACCACGCCCAGAGAGCTACAGAGCACCAGTCGCTCTCCCCAGACCCCCACAGAGCTCCATCTCCATCCAGACCCTGGGGGATCAGAGAGGACTACAGCCCTAGCCAGAGCCCTGTTCCCAGCCCGCGCTTTAACTACAGCCCCAGGCATAGCCCTCGGCCTAGCCCTGGCTACAGCccctgccccagccccagcccctgtTCCAGTCCTTGTCCTAGCCCCACCCCAAGACACAGCCCCATCCCTAGCCCGGTCCTCAGTGTCTGTCCAAGCCCCTTCCCAAGCCCCAGAGCCACCTGCAGCCTTAGTTCCATTCCCCAGCACCCCCCTAGGAGTCCTAGTCCTAGCCTTACTCATTCTAGCCCCCGCCGCTATTCTCAGGTTCGGAGTCCTCATCAGGAAAGCCACAGGCCTCCCACGTGGCCTAGCCTAACAACCAGCCCGAGCCATAGACCCAAAATCAGGCCCTGGACTGCCCCTGTACCCAGCACTGAGCCCAAGAGCAAGCCAAGACACAGTCCATATCCTCAGCCTCCGCCTCAGCACAGCTCCAGGCCTAAATCCACACAGACCCAGCATGTTCCCACTCCCAAGACCACAGCCAAGGCAGCCCCTGCACTGACCACTGAGCTGAgccacaggcacaaacacagacCCAGGCCTAGTCCTAACTCGAGTCCCAAGCTTCATTCTCAGCCTAGCTTGAAACACGCACGCACTCTAGACCCCAAAAGCCAACACCTATCAACCTCTGGACTAAGGCCTAAGGAGAGTAGCAGACACAGCCATAATTCCAACTTCAACCCCAGACCCAGTAATGGGCCTAGTTTGACAACCAGACTCAGTACCAGTCTCAGCCCCACACCCAGGGCCAAGACCTTACCCACCACAGACCCTAGCAGAGAGaccagcagcagagttggtcaCTGTTCCAAATCCAGCCCAAAGCCACATTCTCTGCCTAACTCCAAACCTAGTTCTGAGCCTCACGCTAAATTCAGCCCCAGCCCTAGACCCAAAGTCAAGTCCTGGGCCCCTGCTCCCCACTCAAAGCTTCCACAGAGGAAGCCCCAatccagggagagagaacaggaggtggACAACCGGAGAGAGACCCATGCACCAAAGAGGaaggtagacaggcagacagagggaaagggggaacatgaggtagagagacagacagaaaaaaaaggagagaggcaggggaagaaACAGAaggaaagaaagggggagagacagggagagagaagactggCGGAGGAGCAGTTGCTTAGACGCCCCTGGGTCCAGagctcagaggaggaagaggacgtagaggagagaaagaggagaagggaggagagagagaaggagaagtgcaagaggaggaggaaggagcagcagcagcagagtggTGAATGGCAGGCGGTCCAGCCCAAGCAGAGACCTCACACCAACAGCGAGCGCCGCCACCATCCAATCGACCCACAACGCCACGGGACCaagaaaaagaggaggaggaagagtgaggaggaggaagagagacagtctCAGCCGGACCCTTCCCCTCCGCCATCaccctcctcccccactcctgTTGTCCCACCCACGGACTCCTCCGCCTCTTCAGAGTCCGACTCGGAGCCCGATCTGCCTCCCAACGTCACCAAAGTCCCGGCCGACTCCACATCAAGCCAGCGTCCCATCCCCAGGAGAGGGTACCAGGGCCCGGGGAGGCCCGCGGATAGCAGGCCCAGAGTGATCTACCCCAGGCGCACCACCGCATCCAACCCAGGCCAGGGGCACCAAATCCAGGGAAAGCAGAAACTCTACACCCTGGTCCCGTTTGGACGTCGTGAGCTGGCCGCAGCCTCCCATCGAGGCCTGAGAAACTTGGTGGTGCAGCTAGACCTCTCCCTGCTCAACAGAGTGCCTGATACTACGACAGGCACCCCAGCCTCTCACAAACActcttcctcctctgcctcttccaaGCAGAAAGAAGCCATGAGACACCTGTGCATccccgagacagagagaggagacagcaagAGGAAacgcaag TCAGAGAATGGAATCCAGCAccacagagagagtaagaggagcAACTCCCAGACCAACGGCCCCTCTGCCCACACAGAGTCTACAACGCACAGACGTCTAGACCCTCACTCAGACACCAGACACAACGG GTTCTTGGAGGACTATCTGGACAGTACCCCTCTCTCTGACACCCTCGACCCCACCAAGCCCCCCATCAAAACACAGAACCCAGAGCCTAAGATGGAGGTTGAGtgttgtgttggggtgtcagGGCAGTCTCAGCCCGAGTGTGAACCATGGGGACCTCCTTTACAACgggcagggggacagagaggaaccGTAACCAACCATGAACC CCCACATCATGCTGAGTACTACATGCATGAAGCCAAGAGGATGAAGCACCGTGCAGATGCCATG gtgGATAAGCTGGGGAAGGCAGTGAACTATGTGGATGCTGCTCTCTCCTTCATGGAGTGTGGAAAAGCTATGGAGGAGGGACCACTGGAGGCCAAGTCTCCCTATACCATGTACGCAGAGACAGTAGAGCTTATCAg GTACGCCATGAAGCTGAAGAACCACTCTGGCCCAGGGGCTAGACAGGAAGACCAACAGTTGGCCGTACTGTG tTTCCGGTGCCTTGCTCTCCTATACTGGCAGATGTTTCGTCTAAAGAAGGATCACGCCCTGAAGTATTCCAAGGCTCTATTGGACTACTTTAAG AGTTCTCCAAAAGTGCCTACTACTCCCCCAATCTGGAGCGACTCGGGAAA GGGCACAGGGGGACCTCCCtcgtccctctcccccagcccctcaGCCCTCACCCTGGGCTCTCACACTGGcagctccccctcctccctcatcagCATTCCCCAACGTATCCACCAGATGGCAGCAAACCACCTCAACATCACCAACAGTGTCCTCTACAGCTATGAGTACTGGGAGGTAGCAGATAGCCTTGCCAGAGACAACAAGG agtTTTTTAACTACTTGAACACCCTGTCGGGGCCGTTGACTCTCCACAGTAGTATTGCTCATGCAGTCCAGTACACCAGACAGGCTCTACAGTGGATACGCATCAGTGCCAATGTGGGTTAG